One window of the Vicinamibacterales bacterium genome contains the following:
- the infC gene encoding translation initiation factor IF-3 — translation MAFDRGPRRDDRTRVNERIRVREVRVIDEDGTQLGIMPPPQAMAIARQKGLDLVEIAATAVPPVCRIMDFGRYQYQEQKRARSAKKHQKIIEVKEIKFRPKVDEHDYQFKKKHIERFLADGDKVKATIFFRGREMAHPEIGRRILERLIDDLADVATPENMPRQEGNQMHTILSQKVGGKKPAPKAPKVESVEGS, via the coding sequence ATCGCTTTTGATCGAGGTCCGCGCCGAGACGATCGCACGCGGGTGAACGAACGCATCAGGGTCCGCGAAGTCCGCGTCATCGACGAGGACGGGACGCAGCTCGGGATCATGCCGCCGCCTCAGGCGATGGCGATTGCCCGGCAGAAGGGGCTCGACCTCGTGGAGATCGCCGCGACGGCGGTGCCGCCGGTCTGCCGCATCATGGACTTCGGGCGCTATCAGTACCAGGAACAGAAGCGCGCGCGGTCGGCGAAGAAGCACCAGAAGATCATCGAGGTCAAGGAAATCAAGTTCCGCCCGAAGGTCGACGAGCACGACTACCAGTTCAAGAAGAAGCACATCGAGCGCTTCCTCGCGGACGGGGACAAGGTCAAGGCGACGATTTTCTTCCGCGGCCGCGAAATGGCGCACCCCGAGATCGGGCGGCGCATCCTGGAGCGGTTGATCGACGACCTCGCCGACGTGGCGACGCCGGAGAACATGCCGCGGCAGGAAGGCAACCAGATGCACACCATCCTGTCGCAGAAGGTGGGCGGGAAGAAGCCGGCGCCGAAGGCGCCCAAGGTCGAGAGCGTAGAAGGTAGCTGA
- the rpmI gene encoding 50S ribosomal protein L35 yields the protein MPKLKSHRGAAKRFKKTKSGKFKRGNAFKAHILTSKTRSRKRKLKGTSLVSDQDTAKLRRMLPY from the coding sequence ATGCCGAAACTGAAGAGCCATCGGGGCGCGGCCAAGCGCTTCAAGAAGACGAAGTCGGGAAAGTTCAAGCGCGGGAACGCGTTCAAGGCGCACATCCTCACCAGCAAGACCCGCAGCCGCAAGCGCAAGCTGAAGGGCACGTCGCTGGTGTCGGACCAGGACACGGCGAAGCTGCGCCGCATGCTCCCCTATTAA
- the rplT gene encoding 50S ribosomal protein L20: MPRVKRGNVRRAKRKKLLSRAKGFYQTKSKLYRSAKESVDTALKYAFVGRRRKKRDFRTLWIQRINAAAREHGLTYGQFIAGLKASGNLLDRKSLAELAVSSPASFARLAKTAADARPKTAPKKPAARA, translated from the coding sequence ATGCCTCGAGTCAAACGTGGAAACGTCCGGCGCGCGAAGCGGAAGAAGCTGCTCAGCCGTGCCAAAGGGTTCTATCAGACCAAGAGCAAGCTCTATCGCTCCGCCAAGGAGTCGGTCGACACCGCCCTGAAGTACGCGTTCGTCGGCCGCCGCCGCAAGAAGCGGGACTTCCGCACGCTGTGGATCCAGCGGATCAACGCCGCGGCGCGCGAGCACGGCCTCACCTACGGGCAGTTCATCGCCGGCCTGAAGGCCTCGGGCAACCTGCTCGATCGCAAGAGCCTGGCCGAGCTCGCCGTGTCGTCGCCCGCGTCGTTCGCGCGGCTGGCGAAGACCGCCGCCGACGCCCGGCCGAAGACCGCGCCGAAGAAACCGGCCGCGCGCGCCTAG
- the pheS gene encoding phenylalanine--tRNA ligase subunit alpha: MDIAALRQQAEQDLAAAHTEAELRGVHDKYLSRKHGLISTFLKEVAAAPADIRPALGRTANELKQHVEALCKARLAEAAATRPPIDAVDVTLPGRPPLVGHRHPLTLMRERVEQIFQRFGFLVVEGPELEDDYHNFEALNMPPEHPARDMQDTLYVSSPVPAPGRSDPAGGGAQGRPATLLRTHTSGMQIRYMETHQPPIRLIAPGRVYRRDGLDLTHSPMFSQVEGLVVGEDVTLADLKGTLIAFAHELFGPDRGTRFRPSFFPYTEPSGELDISCANCGGTGRATPVSPKPGAGAAGEGGCAMCKQTGWIEVLGSGMVHPAVFEAVGYDPEKYTGFAFGVGIERLALLKWGIEDIRLFYENDLRFLEQFPL; the protein is encoded by the coding sequence ATGGACATCGCCGCTCTCAGACAACAGGCCGAGCAGGATCTCGCGGCCGCGCACACGGAGGCGGAGCTGCGCGGCGTCCACGACAAGTACCTGTCGCGCAAGCACGGGCTGATCTCCACCTTCCTGAAAGAGGTGGCGGCGGCGCCGGCCGACATCCGTCCGGCGCTCGGCCGGACCGCGAACGAGCTGAAGCAGCACGTCGAGGCGCTCTGCAAGGCGCGCCTGGCCGAAGCGGCGGCGACGCGGCCGCCGATCGACGCCGTCGACGTCACGCTCCCCGGCCGTCCGCCGCTCGTCGGCCACCGCCATCCGCTGACGCTGATGCGCGAGCGCGTCGAGCAGATCTTCCAGCGCTTCGGCTTCCTCGTCGTCGAAGGGCCCGAACTCGAAGACGACTACCACAACTTCGAAGCGCTCAACATGCCGCCGGAGCATCCCGCGCGCGACATGCAGGACACGCTGTACGTGTCGTCGCCGGTGCCGGCGCCAGGTCGGTCCGACCCGGCCGGCGGCGGCGCTCAGGGCAGGCCCGCGACGCTGCTCCGGACGCACACGTCCGGGATGCAGATCCGCTACATGGAGACGCACCAGCCGCCGATCCGGCTGATCGCGCCCGGCCGCGTCTACCGCCGCGACGGCCTCGACCTCACCCACTCGCCGATGTTCTCGCAGGTCGAAGGGCTCGTGGTCGGTGAAGACGTGACGCTCGCGGATCTGAAAGGCACGCTGATCGCGTTCGCGCACGAGCTGTTCGGCCCCGATCGCGGCACGCGGTTCCGTCCCAGCTTCTTCCCCTACACCGAGCCGTCCGGCGAGCTCGACATCAGCTGCGCCAACTGCGGCGGCACCGGACGGGCGACGCCGGTGTCGCCGAAGCCGGGCGCCGGCGCCGCCGGCGAAGGCGGATGCGCGATGTGCAAGCAGACGGGATGGATTGAGGTGCTCGGGAGCGGGATGGTGCATCCCGCGGTGTTCGAAGCCGTGGGCTACGACCCGGAGAAGTACACCGGCTTCGCGTTCGGCGTCGGCATCGAGCGGCTGGCGCTGCTCAAGTGGGGGATCGAAGACATCCGCCTGTTCTACGAGAACGACCTGCGCTTCCTGGAGCAGTTCCCGCTGTGA
- the pheT gene encoding phenylalanine--tRNA ligase subunit beta: MKLPYSWLTDLVRVTDGVDAVAAALARRGFEVASVEDGVIDFEITANRPDCLSVIGLAREASAAYGLPLQLPDRTMPPAGQPQPIDIAIEDPELCPRYCAQVFEVRASGAAPAWMRERLEACGVRSISPIVDVTNYVMLEMGQPTHAFDHAALAGRALRIRRARPGETLRTLDGIDRELQPDMLVIADAERAQAIGGVMGGATSEIGASTKLMVLESAYFKPASVRRTSKRLGLKTEASTRFERGADVNAAPAAIARAAALLQQIGAAQPLGPIIDKYPAPPAAVTLELRAARIQRVLGVAVADEDVPARLQPLGFTVEPRPSTLDPRPATLDPRPSILEPRASWSVIVPSFRVDVQREIDLIEEIARHDGYLGLPATFPALTAAQPPPDPRMLRDRLVRQVLTACGLSEAMTFAFIEAAAAAPFADPATVVGVANPLSEKYAVLRPSLLPGLIDAAAHNRRREHPDVRLFETGTRFSTAGETRAAAGVWCGAGAPAHWSGGAREVDFFDVKGVVEAAAKALGLALEFEPAVSPYFVEGRAAAVNVRLRETATDITRRFGLLGQLQPGVLAARGFPSGDTMYAFELDLDAVPALSQTDDLRAESLPRFPSVVRDVSILVDSTLPAAAVRGTIRSSAPATLAHAIEFDRYRGKGVPDGRVSLSLRLTFRSPERTLTDAEVDAAMERIVAALASAHGAVRR, encoded by the coding sequence GTGAAGCTGCCCTATTCCTGGCTCACCGATCTGGTCCGCGTGACCGACGGCGTGGACGCGGTTGCGGCCGCGCTGGCGCGGCGCGGCTTCGAGGTCGCCTCGGTCGAGGACGGCGTGATCGATTTCGAGATCACCGCGAACCGTCCCGACTGCCTGAGCGTGATCGGGCTGGCGCGCGAGGCGTCCGCCGCGTACGGCCTGCCGCTGCAGCTGCCGGATCGGACGATGCCGCCGGCCGGGCAGCCGCAGCCGATCGACATCGCGATCGAGGATCCCGAGCTGTGTCCGCGGTATTGCGCGCAGGTCTTCGAGGTGCGCGCCTCCGGCGCCGCGCCGGCGTGGATGCGCGAGCGGCTCGAGGCGTGCGGCGTCCGCAGCATCAGCCCGATCGTCGACGTCACCAATTACGTGATGCTCGAGATGGGCCAGCCGACGCACGCGTTCGACCACGCCGCGCTGGCGGGGCGGGCGCTGCGGATCCGGCGCGCCCGGCCCGGCGAGACGCTGCGCACGCTGGATGGCATCGATCGCGAGCTGCAGCCCGACATGCTCGTCATCGCCGACGCCGAGCGCGCGCAGGCGATCGGCGGCGTGATGGGCGGCGCGACGTCGGAGATCGGTGCGTCGACGAAGCTGATGGTGCTGGAGAGCGCCTACTTCAAGCCGGCGTCCGTGCGGCGGACCAGCAAGCGGCTGGGCCTCAAGACCGAGGCGTCGACGCGGTTCGAGCGCGGCGCGGACGTGAACGCCGCGCCGGCGGCGATCGCGCGCGCGGCGGCGCTGCTGCAGCAGATCGGCGCGGCGCAGCCGCTCGGCCCGATCATCGACAAGTATCCGGCGCCGCCCGCCGCGGTGACGCTCGAGCTGCGCGCCGCCCGGATCCAGCGCGTGCTCGGCGTCGCGGTCGCGGACGAGGACGTCCCCGCGCGGCTCCAGCCGCTGGGATTCACGGTCGAACCTCGCCCCTCGACCCTCGACCCTCGACCCGCGACCCTCGACCCTCGACCCTCGATCCTCGAACCTCGAGCCTCGTGGTCCGTCATCGTCCCGTCGTTCCGCGTCGACGTTCAGCGCGAGATCGATTTGATCGAAGAAATCGCCCGGCACGACGGCTACCTCGGACTGCCGGCGACGTTCCCCGCGCTGACCGCCGCGCAGCCGCCGCCGGATCCGCGGATGCTGCGCGATCGGCTGGTGCGCCAGGTGCTGACGGCGTGCGGCCTGTCGGAGGCGATGACGTTCGCGTTCATCGAAGCGGCCGCGGCCGCCCCCTTCGCGGATCCCGCCACCGTGGTCGGCGTGGCCAACCCGCTGTCGGAGAAGTACGCCGTGCTTCGCCCGTCGCTGCTGCCCGGATTGATCGATGCCGCGGCGCACAACCGGCGGCGCGAGCATCCTGACGTGCGGCTGTTCGAGACCGGCACGCGGTTCAGCACCGCGGGAGAGACGCGCGCGGCCGCCGGCGTGTGGTGCGGCGCGGGCGCGCCGGCGCACTGGTCGGGCGGCGCGCGCGAAGTGGATTTCTTCGACGTGAAAGGCGTGGTCGAAGCGGCCGCGAAGGCGCTCGGGCTCGCGCTGGAGTTCGAGCCGGCGGTATCGCCCTACTTCGTGGAAGGGCGGGCCGCCGCGGTGAACGTCCGCCTGCGGGAGACGGCGACGGACATCACGCGCCGGTTCGGACTGCTCGGACAGCTGCAACCGGGCGTGCTGGCGGCGCGCGGATTCCCCTCCGGCGACACGATGTACGCCTTCGAGCTGGATCTCGACGCCGTTCCGGCGCTGAGCCAGACGGACGATCTGCGCGCTGAGTCGCTGCCGCGGTTCCCGTCCGTCGTGCGCGACGTCTCGATTCTGGTCGATAGCACCTTGCCTGCGGCTGCCGTTCGTGGCACTATCCGGTCGTCGGCTCCCGCCACGCTGGCGCACGCGATCGAGTTCGATCGTTATCGCGGCAAAGGGGTGCCGGACGGACGCGTCAGCCTGTCGCTGCGCCTCACCTTCCGCTCGCCGGAGCGGACGCTGACGGACGCCGAAGTCGACGCGGCGATGGAACGGATCGTCGCCGCCCTCGCCTCGGCGCACGGCGCGGTCAGACGCTGA
- a CDS encoding cell division protein ZapA, which translates to MANEHGRLVTVEINGLRYPIRSQLDPAYVAELATYVEEKMRLAARESPAGDTLKIAVLAALNIADECFRAKEEGSAQRTDLSERTRALERMLDLALALDPPDALARAAGSH; encoded by the coding sequence ATGGCGAACGAACACGGTCGTCTCGTCACCGTCGAGATCAACGGGCTGCGGTACCCCATCCGCAGCCAGCTCGATCCCGCGTACGTCGCCGAGCTCGCGACCTACGTCGAGGAGAAGATGCGGCTGGCGGCGCGCGAATCCCCCGCCGGAGACACGCTGAAGATCGCCGTCCTCGCCGCCCTCAACATCGCCGACGAGTGCTTCCGCGCGAAAGAGGAGGGTTCGGCGCAGCGTACAGATTTGTCAGAGCGCACGCGCGCGCTCGAACGGATGCTGGATCTCGCGCTGGCGCTCGATCCTCCCGACGCTCTGGCCCGCGCCGCCGGATCACACTGA
- the rny gene encoding ribonuclease Y, whose translation MSPSAVYLTLGALADLAGVAAIVWWFNSRKRFSAEIIARAEGLSRDIREQAERAAESIKKEAQIDAREKAHALLTEAETRARDRQQEILAVEQTLADRTRSLADRISATDALERDLRARDAALAELRRRTEAAAARGEQLVAERERELQRISGLTADEARELVLRDIESDARRDAANLIKRLEAEARESAAERARQIIADAIQRSAADHAIETTVSVVDLPSDDMKGRIIGREGRNIRALEQATGVELIVDDTPGAIILSSFDPFRREVARLAIARLVADGRIHPARIEEVVEKVKLEMEETVRKEGESAAFELGLYDLHPEVLRLMGRLKFRTSYGQNVLNHSREVAFLAGIMAKEIGLNGHVAARAAFLHDIGKAIDRDLQGTHLELGLDFLRRHGESEPVLQAVAAHHMDIDWPSLEAMIVQAADAISAARPGARRDILESYVKRLEKLESIADSFEGVTKAFALQAGREIRIMVESDRVSDEATVWLSKDIAKRIESELQYPGQIKVTVIRETRAVEYAR comes from the coding sequence ATGAGCCCGTCCGCCGTGTACCTCACCCTCGGCGCACTGGCCGATCTCGCCGGCGTCGCCGCCATTGTCTGGTGGTTCAACAGCCGCAAACGTTTTTCCGCTGAAATCATCGCCCGCGCCGAAGGCCTGAGCCGCGACATCCGCGAGCAGGCGGAGCGCGCCGCCGAATCGATCAAGAAGGAAGCGCAAATCGACGCCCGCGAGAAGGCCCACGCGCTCCTGACCGAGGCCGAGACCCGGGCGCGCGACCGGCAGCAGGAGATCCTCGCCGTCGAGCAGACGCTCGCCGATCGCACGCGATCGCTGGCGGATCGCATCTCGGCGACCGACGCGCTGGAGCGGGATCTCCGCGCCCGCGACGCCGCGCTCGCCGAGCTGCGCCGCCGCACCGAGGCCGCCGCCGCGCGCGGCGAGCAGCTGGTCGCGGAACGCGAGCGCGAGCTGCAGCGAATCTCCGGGCTGACCGCCGACGAAGCGCGCGAGCTGGTGCTGAGAGACATCGAATCGGATGCACGGCGCGACGCCGCCAACCTGATCAAGCGGCTCGAAGCCGAGGCGCGCGAGTCCGCGGCCGAGCGGGCGCGCCAGATCATCGCCGACGCCATCCAGCGCAGCGCCGCCGACCACGCCATCGAAACCACCGTCTCGGTCGTCGACCTGCCCAGCGACGACATGAAAGGGCGGATCATCGGCCGTGAAGGGCGCAACATCCGCGCGCTCGAGCAGGCGACCGGCGTCGAGCTGATCGTCGACGACACGCCGGGCGCCATCATCCTGTCGTCGTTCGATCCGTTCCGCCGCGAAGTCGCCAGGCTGGCGATCGCGCGGCTCGTCGCCGACGGCCGGATCCATCCGGCGCGCATCGAGGAAGTGGTCGAGAAGGTCAAGCTCGAGATGGAGGAGACCGTCCGCAAGGAGGGAGAGTCCGCCGCGTTCGAGCTGGGGCTCTACGATCTCCACCCGGAAGTGCTGCGGCTGATGGGGCGCCTCAAGTTCCGCACCAGCTACGGGCAGAACGTGCTCAATCATTCGCGGGAGGTCGCGTTCCTCGCCGGCATCATGGCGAAGGAGATCGGCCTGAACGGCCATGTCGCCGCGCGCGCCGCGTTCCTCCACGACATCGGCAAGGCGATCGACCGCGACCTGCAGGGCACGCACCTCGAGCTCGGCCTCGATTTCCTCCGCCGCCACGGCGAGAGCGAGCCGGTGCTCCAGGCGGTCGCGGCGCATCACATGGACATCGACTGGCCGTCGCTCGAAGCGATGATCGTCCAGGCGGCGGACGCCATCTCGGCGGCGCGCCCCGGCGCCCGGCGCGACATCCTCGAGTCCTACGTCAAGCGGCTGGAGAAGCTGGAGAGCATCGCCGACTCGTTCGAGGGGGTGACCAAGGCGTTCGCCCTCCAGGCGGGGCGCGAGATCCGGATCATGGTGGAGAGCGATCGGGTGTCGGACGAAGCGACCGTCTGGCTGTCGAAGGACATCGCCAAGCGGATCGAGAGCGAGCTGCAGTATCCCGGCCAGATCAAGGTCACCGTCATCCGTGAAACGCGTGCGGTCGAGTACGCCCGCTGA
- the thiL gene encoding thiamine-phosphate kinase, translated as MKRVRSSTPADLPGERALIEEIRARAGAAPAWLPVGIGDDAAVVEGARGALEILTTDAIVEGIHFDRRVSTLADVGWKALAVNLSDIAAMGGTPRLALLSLGLPEAMSAAEVRELLDGFFALAGETRVTLAGGNITRSPGPLFVDVTVSGFARRRQVLTRGGARAGDALYVTGQVGAAAAGLGWSTGRPAEEPIDGIDACVERHRRPDPRVRVGALLGRNRAASACMDLSDGLADAVRQVAAASGLGAVVDGEALPIPDAARTWFQRRGVDPASAAAAGGDDYELLFAVPRRARGRLATVIRQARGVPITRVGELTADPRLILMNRGRPEQLPDGFVHF; from the coding sequence GTGAAACGCGTGCGGTCGAGTACGCCCGCTGATCTGCCGGGCGAACGCGCGCTGATCGAGGAGATTCGCGCGCGCGCCGGGGCCGCGCCGGCGTGGCTGCCGGTCGGCATCGGCGACGACGCCGCGGTGGTGGAGGGGGCGCGCGGCGCGCTGGAGATCCTGACCACCGACGCCATCGTCGAAGGCATTCATTTCGACCGCCGGGTCAGCACGCTGGCGGACGTCGGCTGGAAGGCGCTGGCGGTGAATCTCTCCGACATCGCGGCCATGGGCGGCACGCCGCGGCTGGCGCTGCTCTCGCTCGGCCTGCCGGAGGCGATGTCCGCCGCCGAGGTCCGCGAGCTGCTGGACGGCTTTTTCGCCCTGGCCGGAGAGACCCGCGTGACGCTCGCCGGCGGGAACATCACGCGATCCCCCGGTCCGCTGTTCGTCGACGTCACCGTCTCGGGGTTCGCCCGGCGCCGGCAGGTGCTGACGCGCGGCGGGGCGCGCGCCGGCGACGCCCTCTACGTCACCGGCCAGGTGGGTGCCGCCGCCGCGGGACTGGGCTGGTCGACGGGCCGCCCCGCCGAGGAACCGATCGATGGCATCGACGCCTGCGTGGAGCGGCATCGCCGCCCCGACCCGCGCGTCCGCGTCGGCGCCCTGCTCGGGCGCAACCGGGCGGCGAGCGCGTGCATGGACCTGAGCGACGGCCTCGCCGACGCGGTCCGCCAGGTCGCCGCCGCCTCAGGGCTGGGCGCCGTCGTCGACGGGGAGGCGCTGCCGATCCCCGACGCGGCGCGGACGTGGTTTCAGCGGCGCGGCGTCGATCCCGCCAGCGCCGCGGCGGCCGGCGGCGACGACTACGAGCTGCTCTTCGCCGTGCCCCGCCGGGCGCGCGGCCGCCTCGCGACCGTCATCCGCCAGGCGCGCGGCGTTCCCATCACCCGCGTCGGCGAGCTCACCGCCGATCCGCGCCTGATTCTGATGAACCGCGGCCGGCCGGAACAGCTGCCGGACGGATTCGTCCACTTCTAG
- a CDS encoding DUF2062 domain-containing protein — MQPRTRRWLDQLLHTHDTPHRTAAAYALGIFFGFSPFLGLHTILGLGFAFALNLNRVAVLLGVYSNLPWILPAYYTLATVAGAAILQVQVPPGLLNELRAAVADASWSDFRRIVADLAPLAWAYVLGSTLGAVILAGIAYRVALAAVLAHRARHALAQQTKQNQ; from the coding sequence ATGCAGCCACGGACGCGCCGCTGGCTCGACCAGCTGCTTCATACCCACGACACGCCCCACCGCACGGCCGCGGCCTACGCGCTGGGGATCTTCTTCGGCTTCTCCCCGTTTCTCGGCCTGCACACGATCCTCGGTCTCGGCTTCGCCTTCGCGCTGAACCTCAATCGCGTCGCGGTGCTGCTCGGCGTCTACTCGAACCTGCCGTGGATCCTCCCGGCGTACTACACCCTCGCGACCGTTGCCGGCGCCGCGATCCTGCAGGTGCAGGTCCCGCCGGGCCTGTTGAACGAGCTGAGGGCCGCGGTCGCCGACGCGTCGTGGTCAGACTTCCGGAGAATCGTCGCGGACCTGGCGCCGCTGGCCTGGGCCTACGTCCTGGGGTCCACCCTCGGGGCCGTGATTCTGGCGGGGATTGCCTATCGCGTGGCCCTGGCGGCCGTCCTGGCCCACCGGGCGAGACACGCCCTTGCGCAACAAACCAAGCAAAATCAATAA
- a CDS encoding 3D domain-containing protein: protein MVGISRSLWRKLTATAAVAAGFVLMYEAKVIDFRQIAVPSQAKEVVSGDEPVGPNANHLRFAATAYCKGTTTASGVNVRTGIAAADPDLLPVGSVIQVYRLGERYNGIYTIMDTGPAVQGREIDIYMWSCHEALQFGRRQIAINVLRLGWNPKASSPTLIERLFRQREAAILSEPAAPLASRPIEIR from the coding sequence ATGGTCGGGATCTCCCGGTCGCTTTGGCGCAAGCTGACGGCGACCGCCGCGGTCGCGGCGGGCTTCGTCCTGATGTACGAGGCCAAGGTGATCGACTTCCGTCAGATCGCCGTCCCCAGCCAGGCCAAGGAAGTGGTGTCCGGCGACGAGCCGGTCGGTCCCAACGCCAACCATCTCAGATTCGCCGCCACCGCCTACTGCAAGGGGACGACGACCGCGTCCGGCGTCAACGTGCGGACCGGGATCGCGGCGGCGGATCCCGATCTGCTGCCGGTCGGCTCGGTGATTCAGGTCTACCGGCTCGGCGAGCGCTACAACGGGATCTACACCATCATGGACACGGGACCCGCGGTCCAGGGGCGCGAGATCGACATCTATATGTGGAGCTGCCACGAGGCGCTGCAGTTCGGGCGCCGGCAGATCGCGATCAACGTGCTGCGGCTGGGATGGAACCCGAAGGCCAGCTCGCCGACCCTGATCGAGCGGCTGTTCCGCCAGCGGGAGGCGGCCATTCTGTCAGAGCCGGCCGCGCCGTTAGCCTCGCGGCCGATCGAAATTCGATAA
- a CDS encoding ABC transporter ATP-binding protein yields the protein MTDDDVVGKAYDARLMRRLLQYLRPYRLQAALALAAIIANSMLQLAQPYVMKLAIDRYIPAGDLDGVNRIALWFLSILAAAFALEFTQTWLLQTTGQRIMFDMRMQIYAHLQRLDLRFYDRNPVGRLMTRVTTDVDVINDLFTSGVVSVFGDVFTLAGIMIVMLSMNWELALVSFAVLPLIVVVTQWFRRNVRESYRTVRRLIARINAYLQEHITGMSTVQLFRREARAFDRFEAINREHRVANVDSIFYYAVFYPAIEIIGALAAALTIWYGGRSVLAGTLSLGSLVAFLLYSQRFFRPIADMSEKFNILQAAMASSERIFKLLDEPVTIHSPERTIGSAKAGHIRFDHVWFAYNPAESGEPDWVLRDVSFEVRPGERLGIVGATGAGKSTIINLLLRFYDVSQGRILIDGVDVREMDLSGLRGLFSLVLQDVHLFSGTIADNIRLGASAIPDAEVERAAAAVHADAFIARLPGTFAAPVVERGATLSVGQKQLLSFARALAFDPRILVLDEATSSVDTETEILIRDALHVLMSGRTTIAIAHRLSTIQDMDKILVLHKGRLREMGTHQELLAQRGIYFKLYQLQYQDQEREAALSNFDRPRG from the coding sequence ATGACAGACGACGACGTAGTCGGAAAAGCGTACGACGCGCGCCTGATGCGGCGGCTGCTGCAGTACCTGCGGCCGTACCGCCTCCAGGCGGCGCTCGCCCTCGCCGCCATCATCGCCAACTCGATGCTGCAGCTGGCGCAGCCCTACGTGATGAAGCTGGCGATCGACCGCTACATCCCGGCGGGGGATCTCGACGGCGTCAACCGCATCGCGCTGTGGTTCCTGTCGATCCTCGCCGCCGCGTTCGCGCTCGAGTTCACCCAGACCTGGCTGCTGCAGACCACCGGGCAGCGCATCATGTTCGACATGCGGATGCAGATCTACGCGCATCTGCAGCGCCTCGACCTGCGCTTCTACGATCGCAATCCGGTCGGCCGGCTGATGACCCGCGTCACCACCGACGTCGACGTGATCAACGACCTGTTCACGTCCGGCGTGGTGTCGGTGTTCGGCGACGTGTTCACGCTCGCCGGCATCATGATCGTGATGCTGAGCATGAACTGGGAGCTGGCGCTGGTCTCCTTTGCCGTGCTGCCGCTCATCGTCGTGGTCACGCAGTGGTTCCGCCGCAACGTCCGCGAGTCCTATCGCACGGTGCGGCGGCTGATCGCCCGGATCAATGCCTACCTGCAGGAGCACATCACCGGCATGAGCACGGTGCAGCTGTTCCGCCGGGAGGCCCGCGCCTTCGACCGCTTCGAGGCGATCAACCGCGAGCACCGCGTCGCCAACGTGGACTCGATCTTCTACTACGCGGTGTTCTATCCGGCGATCGAGATCATCGGCGCGCTGGCGGCGGCGCTGACGATCTGGTACGGCGGCCGCTCCGTGCTGGCCGGCACCCTGTCGCTCGGCTCGCTGGTGGCGTTCCTGCTCTACTCGCAGCGCTTCTTCCGCCCGATTGCCGACATGTCGGAGAAGTTCAACATCCTGCAGGCGGCGATGGCCTCGTCGGAGCGCATCTTCAAGCTGCTCGACGAACCGGTGACGATTCACTCACCCGAGCGGACGATCGGGAGCGCGAAGGCAGGGCACATCCGCTTCGACCACGTGTGGTTCGCCTACAATCCCGCGGAGTCGGGGGAACCCGACTGGGTGCTGCGCGATGTGTCGTTCGAGGTCCGTCCCGGCGAGCGCCTCGGCATCGTCGGCGCGACCGGGGCGGGGAAGTCGACGATCATCAACCTGCTGCTGCGGTTCTACGACGTCAGCCAGGGACGGATCCTCATCGACGGCGTCGACGTGCGCGAGATGGATCTGAGCGGGCTGCGCGGGCTGTTCAGTCTGGTGCTGCAGGACGTGCACCTGTTCAGCGGCACGATTGCCGACAACATCCGCCTCGGCGCGTCGGCGATCCCGGACGCCGAGGTCGAGCGCGCCGCGGCGGCGGTGCACGCCGACGCGTTCATCGCGCGGCTCCCTGGAACATTCGCGGCGCCGGTCGTCGAACGCGGCGCGACGCTGTCGGTCGGCCAGAAGCAGCTGCTCTCGTTCGCGCGCGCCCTCGCCTTCGATCCCCGCATCCTGGTGCTCGACGAGGCGACCTCCAGCGTGGACACCGAGACCGAGATCCTGATCCGCGACGCGCTGCACGTGCTGATGTCGGGCCGTACCACCATCGCGATCGCGCACCGCCTGTCGACCATCCAGGACATGGACAAGATCCTGGTCCTGCACAAGGGACGGCTGCGGGAGATGGGCACGCACCAGGAGCTGCTCGCCCAGCGCGGCATCTATTTCAAGCTGTATCAGCTGCAATACCAGGATCAGGAGAGAGAGGCGGCGTTATCGAATTTCGATCGGCCGCGAGGCTAA